A window of Bacteroidales bacterium genomic DNA:
ACAGGTAGCGTTCAAGAAATCATGGATTTAGCTCCAATTGCACACTTAGCAGCAATAAAATCAAGAGTTCCTTTCTTGCATTTCTTTGACGGCTTCCGTACATCACACGAAATTCAAAAAGTAGAATATTTTGAAGGCGATGCAATTAAGTCATTACTTGACGTTGAAGCTCTAAAACGTTTCCGCAAAAACGCTTTAAATCCAGAAAGCCCTGTTACTCGTGGAACTGCTCAAAATCCTGACATCTACTTCCAAACTAGAGAAGTTGCTAATCCTTTCTACGACAAAGTTCCAGACATTGTTGAGCAATACATGGTTGAATTAAGCAAAATAACAGGACGCGAATACCATCCATTTACATATTATGGTGCAAGTGATGCTGAAAACATTATTGTTGCTATGGGTTCTGTTACAGAAACCATTCGTGAAACTATTGATTATCTAAATAAAAAAGGTGAAAAAGTAGGATTGATAACAGTTCATCTCTATCGCCCATTTAGCGAAAAATATTTCATGAAAGTGTTCCCAAAATCTGTAAAACGCATTGCAGTATTAGACCGCACAAAAGAACCAGGAGCAGAAGGCGAACCTCTATACTTAGACGTTAAAAATCTATTCTACAACAAAGCAAATGCTCCTTTAGTTGTTGGTGGTAGATACGGATTATCTTCAAAAGATACAACTCCTGCTCAAATCATTTCTGTTTTTGAAAATTTAAAACAAAATGAACCTAAAAACGGTTTCACAATTGGAATTGTTGATGATGTTACTTTTAAATCATTACCTCAAATTCCAGAAATTAATATTTCCGACCCAAGTATTTTCCAAGCTAAATTCTTTGGTTTAGGCTCTGACGGTACTGTTGGTGCAAACAAAAACTCCATAAAAATTATTGGAGAAACCACAGATAAATATTGCCAAGGATATTTCGCATACGACTCGAAGAAATCAGGCGGATTTACAGCTTCTCACCTTCGTTTTGGCGACGTCCCAATTCGTTCCCCTTATTTAGTGAATACTCCTGACTTCGTTGCATGCCACGTGCCTGTATATTTAGGTCGCTACGACATGCTCAGAGGATTGAAAAAAGGTGGTACATTCTTGCTAAACTCTATTTGGGACGAAGAAGAAACCAAAAATCAACTGCCTGATAGCATGAAAAAATATATGGCAGAAAATGATATAAATTTCTACATTATAAACGCAACAAAAATTGCTAGCGAAATAGGTCTTGGAAATCGCACCAACACTATAATGCAAGCAGCATTTTTCAAAATTGCAAATGTAATTCCTTACGACCTTGCAGTGAAAGAAATGAAGAACTTCGTAGATAAATCTTTCGGAAGAAAAGGCGAAGCAGTTGTGAAAATGAACTATGCAGCAGTAGATCGCGGCGATGAAGTTGTAAAAGTTGCTGTTCCTTCAGAATGGAAAAATATTCAAGTAAAAGCTGCTCCTGAAGATCCTAAACGTCCTGATTTTATAAGAAATATTGCTGACGTTATGAATCGTCAAAATGGAGACGATTTGAAAGTTTCTGCATTTGTAGGTCGTGAAGATGGAACATTCCCAAGCGGAACCACAAAATATGAAAAACGTGGTATCGCTGTAAATATCCCACAATGGATTTCAGAAAATTGTATTCAGTGTAATCAATGTTCTTACGTTTGTCCTCACGCTGCAATACGCCCATTCTTACTTACAGATGATGAGCTAGCAAAAGCACCTGCTGGAACTAAAACAGCAAAAGGTATTGGTGGCGTTAAAGAATACAACTTCCGCATGCAAGTTAGTCCACTAGATTGTACAGGCTGTGGAAACTGTATAGATGTTTGTCCTGCAAAAACTAAAGCTCTTGAATTTGTTTCATTAGAAACACAAAATGATGAAATCGCTCGTTGGACATACATGGATGAAGTAGTTGGCTACAAAGACAACATTTTAGACAAAACAAAATCTGTTAAAAACAGCCAATTTGCACAACCTTTATTTGAATTTTCAGGTGCTTGTGCAGGTTGCGGTGAAACACCATATATAAAAACAATTACACAACTCTTTGGCGAACGCATGATTGTTGCAAATGCAACTGGTTGTTCATCAATTTATGGTGGTTCAGCTCCTTCAACACCATACACAAAGAATTACAAAAGTGGAAAAGGTGTTGCTTGGGGAAATTCATTGTTCGAAGACAATGCTGAATTCGGTTTTGGTATGGCTACAAGCGTGAACAAAATTCGTGAATCTTTGAAAGAAAGTATGGAAAACGCTATTAAAGCTGGACTAAGCGGCGAACTAAAAGCAGCTTGCGAAGAATGGATTACTAATATGAAAAACGCAGAATTGTCAGAAGCAGCTAGCACAAAGCTTTTAGAAATTGCAAAGAATGATAAATCAGATTTAGCTAAAGAAATATTAGAGAAAAAACAATAT
This region includes:
- the nifJ gene encoding pyruvate:ferredoxin (flavodoxin) oxidoreductase, giving the protein MKNKKFITCDGNYAAAHVSYMFSEVSAIYPITPSSTMAEYVDEWAANGKKNIFGNTVKVVEMQSEAGAAGAVHGSLQAGSLTSTYTASQGLLLMIPNMYKMAGELLPAVFHVSARSIAAQALSIFGDHSDVMSTRMTGFAMLATGSVQEIMDLAPIAHLAAIKSRVPFLHFFDGFRTSHEIQKVEYFEGDAIKSLLDVEALKRFRKNALNPESPVTRGTAQNPDIYFQTREVANPFYDKVPDIVEQYMVELSKITGREYHPFTYYGASDAENIIVAMGSVTETIRETIDYLNKKGEKVGLITVHLYRPFSEKYFMKVFPKSVKRIAVLDRTKEPGAEGEPLYLDVKNLFYNKANAPLVVGGRYGLSSKDTTPAQIISVFENLKQNEPKNGFTIGIVDDVTFKSLPQIPEINISDPSIFQAKFFGLGSDGTVGANKNSIKIIGETTDKYCQGYFAYDSKKSGGFTASHLRFGDVPIRSPYLVNTPDFVACHVPVYLGRYDMLRGLKKGGTFLLNSIWDEEETKNQLPDSMKKYMAENDINFYIINATKIASEIGLGNRTNTIMQAAFFKIANVIPYDLAVKEMKNFVDKSFGRKGEAVVKMNYAAVDRGDEVVKVAVPSEWKNIQVKAAPEDPKRPDFIRNIADVMNRQNGDDLKVSAFVGREDGTFPSGTTKYEKRGIAVNIPQWISENCIQCNQCSYVCPHAAIRPFLLTDDELAKAPAGTKTAKGIGGVKEYNFRMQVSPLDCTGCGNCIDVCPAKTKALEFVSLETQNDEIARWTYMDEVVGYKDNILDKTKSVKNSQFAQPLFEFSGACAGCGETPYIKTITQLFGERMIVANATGCSSIYGGSAPSTPYTKNYKSGKGVAWGNSLFEDNAEFGFGMATSVNKIRESLKESMENAIKAGLSGELKAACEEWITNMKNAELSEAASTKLLEIAKNDKSDLAKEILEKKQYLIKKSMWIFGGDGWAYDIGYGGLDHVLASGEDVNVLVLDTEVYSNTGGQASKASPTGAVAKFAASGKKTRKKDLGMMAMSYGYVYVAQVAIGADQSQYFKAIREAEAYPGPALIIAYSPCINHGLRNGMGKTQQQGKNAVEAGYWHNYRFNPQLEAEGKNPFTLDSKEPDWSKFQDFLKSEVRFTSLAQAFPKEAEELFKECENNAKWRYNKYKKLAE